Within the Flavobacterium sp. CG_23.5 genome, the region TAATTTTTTTAATATTATTATAAAAATATCCAAAACCAATAGCCAGCAGTATGGCAAATAATATATTGTCTAAATAGCTCATATTTGCTAGTTTTTTATTTTTACTATTGAATCATTTTTGGGAGCAACGTATGGCTTATTTTTCTTGCCAAATAATGAAATATTTACATATCTCGTTGGTGATAATCGAATATCTTGGAGTAATAATTCTAATTCTTTTGTAGTAGATTTCAAATTTTGATAAAAAGCTTCATCATTTAATAACTTGCCCATACTTCCTTTTCCAGATTGCAAATCACTCATAATAACGTCAACTTTAGCCAAAGTTTTATTTAAATTCCTCGCGGTCTGACCTAAATTAGCTTTGCTTAATGAATCAGATATTTTAGAAAAATCATTAGAAATTTTATTAAAGTTGCTTACTACTCCCTTTATCTGAATTTTATTTTCATCTAATAATGTATTCACACTCAAAGAAGCTTTGTGGAATTGCGCTATGGTTTTACTTAACTCAGACAAACTGACTTTTAAGTCTTCCTGACCTTGCTTATCCAAAACATTATTGACTCCGGTAATAAGTTTATCGGTGTGAAGCATTATTTTTTCAAACTTATCTTGAAGAGGAGCTAACTGATCTCCTACTTTTTCAGTAAGGCCTATTTTTACTGATCCTTCAAATGTTTGTCCGTCTACAGCTAAAACTTTATCCTTAAAATTAGGCAAAATGGCAATTTGTTTTCCACCAATAAATCCCGGTTCGTAAATGATTGCTTTGCTTGATTTAGAAATAGGAAAATCAGTTTTTAATTGAAGTTCAACTAATAAACTTCCATTATTTTCGTTCAATGTAATGTTATTTACTTTACCTATAACAAGACCATTTAGCGTAACAGGTGCTGATTTAGCTAATCCTTCCACACTTCTATACTCCACAAAATAAGTTTTGTAATCTGTAAAAAGATCTCTTCCTTTTAGAAAACTGTAGCCCCAAATAAATAATAAAATAGATGCAATGACTAATATCGCA harbors:
- a CDS encoding MlaD family protein, producing the protein MKITREIKTAILVIASILLFIWGYSFLKGRDLFTDYKTYFVEYRSVEGLAKSAPVTLNGLVIGKVNNITLNENNGSLLVELQLKTDFPISKSSKAIIYEPGFIGGKQIAILPNFKDKVLAVDGQTFEGSVKIGLTEKVGDQLAPLQDKFEKIMLHTDKLITGVNNVLDKQGQEDLKVSLSELSKTIAQFHKASLSVNTLLDENKIQIKGVVSNFNKISNDFSKISDSLSKANLGQTARNLNKTLAKVDVIMSDLQSGKGSMGKLLNDEAFYQNLKSTTKELELLLQDIRLSPTRYVNISLFGKKNKPYVAPKNDSIVKIKN